One Amaranthus tricolor cultivar Red isolate AtriRed21 chromosome 10, ASM2621246v1, whole genome shotgun sequence genomic window carries:
- the LOC130825153 gene encoding putative leucine-rich repeat receptor-like serine/threonine-protein kinase At2g14440 yields MSSLLLFFSLFSLFPKLSLSQPPLSFYINCGASSPVDFNGHQWIPDSNFISVGVNKTVSGSRVLPILSSVRSFVQERNTHKKFCYQIGPVIRSARYMVRTTYFYGGVNGNKNPPVFDQIVDGTLWGLVNTTEDYAHDMSTYYEGVFRAVGKTVSICLGVNQLTDSDPFISAIEMVMLQNSVYNTTDFSKFGLSLISRNNFGYTGPIISLPDDQFDRLWQPFGPRQAAMQVPNVSVSGFWNRPPAKIFETRLTVNAGPMVLQWPDGPLPSSTYYIALYFADDRVQSSGRAFSISINNVPYIRNLNVTSSGVAVFATQWPLAGLTSIKFTPVDGSDASPLINGGEIFNVLPIGRRTHVRDVIVLERIKSSLLYLPEDWSGDPCFPTGYSWTGITCSNGTRVRITSINLMNMGVSGSLSPDVANLTALTTLVLANNSLSGPIPSSLGKLKHLEVLGLENNRFIGTIPSSLGGIGSLRELHLENNNLNGTVPKSLLQKPGLHFTFTPGNRLSLSSGQKT; encoded by the exons ATGTCTTCTCTCCTTCTTTTCTTCTCTCTTTTCTCCCTTTTCCCTAAATTATCTCTCTCGCAACCCCCTCTAA GTTTTTACATTAATTGTGGTGCTTCGTCTCCTGTTGACTTCAACGGTCATCAATGGATACCAGATTCAAATTTCATATCTGTTGGAGTAAACAAAACGGTTTCTGGTTCACGGGTTTTGCCAATCCTATCAAGTGTTCGGTCATTTGTTCAAGAGAGAAATACCCACAAAAAATTTTGCTACCAAATTGGACCTGTAATTCGTTCCGCAAGATATATGGTTAGAACTACTTATTTTTATGGCGGTGTTAATGGGAATAAAAATCCACCCGTATTTGATCAAATTGTGGATGGAACTTTGTGGGGTTTGGTTAATACAACGGAAGATTACGCCCATGATATGTCTACTTATTATGAGGGTGTTTTTCGTGCTGTTGGGAAAACTGTGAGTATTTGTCTTGGTGTAAATCAGCTTACTGATTCTGACCCTTTTATTTCCGCTATTGAGATGGTTATGCTTCAGAATTCGGTTTATAACACCACTGATTTTAGCAAATTTGGATTGAGCTTGATTTCTAGGAACAATTTTGGATATACTGGACCAATTATAAG TTTACCAGATGATCAATTTGATCGCTTGTGGCAACCATTTGGACCTCGTCAAGCTGCTATGCAAGTTCCAAATGTGTCTGTTTCTGGATTCTGGAATCGTCCACCAGCTAAGATCTTTGAGACACGCCTAACTGTCAATGCAGGGCCAATGGTGCTGCAATGGCCAGATGGACCTCTTCCGAGCTCCACATACTACATTGCTTTATATTTTGCTGATGACCGTGTTCAATCATCTGGGCGAGCATTTAGCATTAGCATCAATAATGTGCCGTATATTAGAAACCTGAATGTGACATCATCTGGTGTAGCTGTATTTGCAACCCAATGGCCACTAGCTGGTCTAACAAGTATAAAGTTCACCCCAGTTGATGGATCAGATGCTAGTCCTCTCATCAATGGTGGGGAGATTTTTAATGTCTTACCAATCGGAAGAAGAACACATGTTCGTGATG TGATTGTTTTAGAAAGAATCAAAAGCAGTCTCTTGTATCTTCCAGAGGATTGGAGTGGTGACCCTTGTTTCCCAACTGGTTACTCTTGGACTGGGATTACATGCTCCAATGGTACTCGGGTTCGCATAACCTCTAT AAACCTGATGAATATGGGTGTTTCAGGATCCTTGTCTCCTGACGTTGCAAATTTGACGGCATTGACTACATT AGTGCTTGCAAACAACAGCTTGTCAGGACCTATACCCTCAAGTCTTGGTAAATTGAAGCATCTGGAAGTACT GGGCTTGGAAAATAATCGCTTTATCGGAACCATTCCTTCATCACTTGGAGGGATTGGAAGTTTGCGTGAACT GCATCTGGAGAACAATAATCTAAATGGAACAGTTCCGAAAagccttcttcaaaaacccgGGCTGCACTTTAC GTTTACACCCGGCAATCGCCTTTCACTTTCGTCTGGACAAAAAACATGA